TGCACGAACGTCGCCGCGCCGTGCACGTCCACGTCCCAGCGGTCGCCCTCTCGCGTCACGTCCACCTCGATGTGGCTGAACGTGTAGAGCAGCTTGAGGAGCGAGATGGCGAGGCCGACCAGGATGCCCGTGAGCAGCCCGGTCACGAAGATGGCGAGCACCGTGGCGAGGAAGACCCACACCTCCCCGTGACCCGCGCGGTGGAGCTCGAGCGCCTTCTTGGGCGCGAGCAGCTTGCCGCCGACGTAGACCAGCACCCCCGCGAGCACCGCGACCGGGATGAGGCCGAGCACCGCGGGGGCGAGCGCGACCATGCCGAGCAGGAGCCCGCCGTGAATGATGGCCGAGCGGCGCGTCGTGGCGCCGGCCTGGATGTTGGCCGCGCTCCGGACGATCACGCCCGTGACCGGCAGCGCGCCGACCGCCCCCGCCACCATGTTGCCGAGGCCAAGCGCGAACAGCTCCTTGTCGTAGGAGGTCGGCGGGCCATCGTGCAGCTGGTCGGTCGCGTTGGCGCACAGGAGCGCCTCCGCGGCCGCGATGAGGCCGAGCGCGAGCGCGGCACCCACGAACCCGAGGTCGGTGAAGAGCGAGAGGTCCGACAGCGACGGCACGTTCAGGGCCGAGCTGAGGGACGCGGGCAGCTCCACGCGCGCGACCGACACCTGGGTGATGGCGGCGATCCCGGTGGCGAGCCCCACCGCGACCAGCGGGCCGGGGATCATCGCGAGCCGCTTCGGCTTGAAGCGGTCCCAGAGGAAGAGCGCGACGATGGTGCCCAGGCCCAGCGCGGCCGCCCACGCTCCGCTCTCCGTCCCCAGCTGCGCGGCCCAGGCCGCGGGCAGCGCGAGGAGCGACGCGACCCCGCCGCTCGGGGGCGTGGCCCCGACCATCACGTGGAGCTGGCTCGTGGCGATGAGCGTGCCGATGCCCGCGAGCATGCCGCCGATGAGGGCGGGGGAGACGGCGCGGAACCAGCGGCCGAGCTTGAAGCCCGCCGCCGCCAGCTGCACCACCCCGGAGAGCAGGACCGCCCAGCCGAGCGCCGCGAGGCCCCAGCCGTCGACGATGGCCCAGACCGAGACGATGAGCCCCGCCGCGGGCCCGCTCACCTGCAGCGGCGAGCCAGCGAACGCGCCGACCACGATCCCGCCGATGATGCCGCTGACGATCCCGA
The Sandaracinaceae bacterium genome window above contains:
- a CDS encoding SulP family inorganic anion transporter, which codes for MSNPLLRDIGASLVVFLVALPLCLGVAIASGAPPALGIVSGIIGGIVVGAFAGSPLQVSGPAAGLIVSVWAIVDGWGLAALGWAVLLSGVVQLAAAGFKLGRWFRAVSPALIGGMLAGIGTLIATSQLHVMVGATPPSGGVASLLALPAAWAAQLGTESGAWAAALGLGTIVALFLWDRFKPKRLAMIPGPLVAVGLATGIAAITQVSVARVELPASLSSALNVPSLSDLSLFTDLGFVGAALALGLIAAAEALLCANATDQLHDGPPTSYDKELFALGLGNMVAGAVGALPVTGVIVRSAANIQAGATTRRSAIIHGGLLLGMVALAPAVLGLIPVAVLAGVLVYVGGKLLAPKKALELHRAGHGEVWVFLATVLAIFVTGLLTGILVGLAISLLKLLYTFSHIEVDVTREGDRWDVDVHGAATFVQLPKLAEALEAIPEDAEVHVHIGGLAYVDHACAELLHRQEERRERAGGELITEWDEVKRLQVRRPLLERSLSSAKRLVGARGDGAAG